The proteins below come from a single Anguilla rostrata isolate EN2019 chromosome 3, ASM1855537v3, whole genome shotgun sequence genomic window:
- the map3k19 gene encoding uncharacterized protein map3k19 isoform X2: MSTEFIEAVLDGDLETVGRRMEEGHFSPEEVDRPLSEGTGTALIAACQRGHTRAVHFLLEKGADITLCNHNDQTAVHLSGPVLQGELLAAACRRPSPQTQLLCAAWRGDLHSLQNLLVQKEQVDVNVQNRDGLTPLMLAVRDVDLFEGLETQMTWEYRPVEVVAELLGFQAALAVCDQRGRCALYYAAQVKSPLRDELLQLLLESLSQPAVPMGLGLDPDCCDPEELSENSPDSALTSSVLIQATANTEGVVESSEGFSFSKNRKTGGDQRISLSFQTAAETLRKMRQEYQELEGRSSRGTSLPSLWDRGRRSVKLCTLDTGQDRLKTKGRYCLPAPPRPAGKGDPIPPNLTGPHPPQLTQSAPVLAEPLLDSGSLLRVRAHIQTRLVRSEPDAETHRRKRPLPALIARPVRTPKLLAPLVSGQREEAMMLGCKHPLPLKPIGLLPLTSVSKARRERLAWRVTHGPHRARGGGSEGSSSSSVSSQGSLDLEEEEEEEEETEEKEETSEGTGVSVNQPTGSKEVPPGTVACASFALDLLPTLQPFVGANHETADFSGKQGAIDDCMEDRGSIISSADRTEDCEVLFGAARSELAHGLGSELPERMGNSTDVNKTEHSIDSVSEKSQTALEQRLTGSPFPEKNADTVTETTSAYDLKSQCTADTNQLGLRVVNITVSESGAIPEEKSNPSKTHHIKDKGNHTPFQTNQSFNILAHKDHNRFTRKSKSNQRTTSRAAHLKGNIGNPPDLTVGGEATAKPSAPRTSHPKASQKTTTLLLRNRSAEQLRPVTKRSGTDRGSTNKLEVLARKQPLQRDLKCTRQPKKVATPRAKSAVDFVTYSDMFQEINQGDNGPAIYEMFATPVYDNLRMSTSRARASPRQVQSAPPRKNLGRRNQKHFKPLESSRKKKTQRSSPASGKSKKRSDVLPRGKPRTPLASEDEEENIVFISGLNWQIKTAKSELIFNEADTENESCVEGQEEQNLSAIEEVLSNYLSETLVNHAATGSENPSTSPEPQEKTHQQTLNDHLSVQDEGPAGNSLQNDSECEKPKSSRSPSFPRQPKRNTWTSGSSDRTMSPMFRKYLDVAGEGPLTDDLLQCLAKELISLEEREVTLQPENRFYSSSQRGIQEVSQAEKGHPLPEVTVSGAKLPSCLQGVTSSRECSAAESPTEGAVLWTKGEVLGRGAYGTVYCGLTDQGQLIAVKQVALDNSDQATAAREYRRLQDEVDLLKTLCHVNIVGFLGTTLQDNVVSIFMEYVPGGSIASIIHRFGPLPERVLSLYTQQILEGVAYLHENRVIHRDLKGNNVMLMPTGVVKLIDFGCARRLSCLSHSSSNGELLRSVHGTPFWMAPEVINETGHGRKSDIWSVGCTVFEMATGRPPLAHMDKIAALFYIGARRGLMPTLPDEFSEDAKNFVQACLTSDQRDRPSAQELLLHPFIPSRPRASSSS, from the exons ATGAGTACGGAGTTCATCGAAGCAGTTTTGGATGGAGACCTGGAGACGGTGGGcaggaggatggaggaggggcATTTCTCCCCGGAGGAGGTGGACCGGCCGCTCAGCGAGGGGACCGGCACTGCTCTTATCGCCGCCTGCCAGAGGGGCCACACTCGG GCTGTGCACTTTCTGTTGGAGAAAGGAGCAGACATAACCCTCTGTAACCATAACGACCAGACAGCGGTGCATTTGAGTGGGCCcgtcctgcagggggagctgttGGCAGCAGCATGCAGGCGCCCATCTCCTCAGACCCAGCTGCTCTGCGCAGCCTGGCGGGGGGACCTCCACTCCCTGCAGAACCTGCTG GTTCAGAAGGAGCAGGTGGATGTGAACGTTCAGAATCGGGATGGGCTGACGCCTCTGATGTTAGCTGTGAGAGATGTGGACCTGTTTGAAGGGCTGGAGACCCAGATGACCTGGGAGTATCGACCTGTGGAGGTTGTCGCAGAGCTGCTGGGCTTCCAAGC TGCCCTAGCAGTATgtgaccagagggggcgctgtgctcTGTACTACGCTGCTCAGGTGAAGAGCCCATTGAGGGATGAACTCCTCCAGCTGCTGTTGGAATCTCTCTCACAGCCAG CAGTACCCATGGGTCTGGGCCTAGACCCGGACTGCTGTGATCCTGAAGAGCTCTCTGAAAACTCCCCCGACTCAGCCCTCACCAGCAGCGTCCTCATACAGGCTACAGCCAACACAGAG GGGGTGGTGGAGTCATCAGAAGGCTTTTCGTTCTCGAAGAACAGAAAAACCGGAGGCG ACCAGAGGATCTCTCTGTCCTTCCAAACTGCTGCAGAGACCCTGAGGAAAATGAGGCAAGAGTACCAGGAACTGGAGGGGAGAAGCAG TCGGGGCACGTCTCTACCCAGCCTGTGGGATAGGGGCAGGAGGAGCGTCAAACTGTGCACTTTGGACACGGGACAGGACCGGTTGAAGACGAAGGGACGCTACTGCCTACCTGCGCCCCCCAGGCCTGCAGGAAAGGGTGACCCCATACCCCCCAACCTAACAGGACCGCACCCTCCCCAGTTGACCCAGTCTGCCCCTGTCCTGGCAGAACCACTGCTGGACTCCGGTTCCCTGCTTCGGGTTCGAGcccacatacaaacaa GACTTGTGCGAAGTGAGCCTGATGCAGAAACCCACAGGAGAAAG CGACCGCTGCCCGCTCTGATTGCCAGACCAGTAAGGACTCCCAAACTCCTGGCGCCCCTGGTCAGTGGGCAGAGGGAGGAAGCCATGATGCTGGGTTGCAAGCACCCTCTGCCCCTCAAACCCATTGGCTTGCTGCCCCTGACCTCTGTGTCCAAGGCCAGGAGGGAGAGACTGGCCTGGAGGGTCACCCACGGGCCTCACAGggcccggggtggggggagcgagGGGAGTAGCTCCAGCAGCGTGAGCAGTCAGGGCTCTCTGGActtggaggaggaagaagaggaggaggaggaaacagaggagaaagaggagaccAGTGAGGGCACAGGGGTCTCAGTAAACCAGCCAACGGGAAGCAAAGAGGTGCCCCCCGGCACAGTAGCCTGTGCAAGTTTTGCCTTGGACTTGCTGCCAACTCTACAGCCTTTTGTTGGAGCGAACCATGAGACTGCAGATTTCTCTGGAAAACAAGGGGCTATTGATGACTGTATGGAGGACAGAGGATCCATTATATCGAGTGCTGACAGGACAGAAGACTGTGAGGTGCTGTTTGGAGCAGCCCGGTCAGAGTTAGCACACGGTTTGGGCTCTGAGCTTCCGGAAAGGATGGGCAACAGCACAGATGTTAACAAGACTGAACACTCAATAGACAGTGTTTCAGAAAAGAGTCAAACTGCTCTAGAACAGAGGCTCACAGGCTCTCCGTTTCCAGAGAAAAACGCAGACACTGTGACAGAAACAACCAGCGCTTATGATCTGAAATCCCAATGCACCGCAGACACTAATCAACTTGGTTTACGTGTGGTGAACATCACAGTGTCTGAGTCTGGTGCAATTCCAGAGGAAAAGAGCAATCCTAGCAAGACCCATCACATCAAAGACAAAGGAAATCACACTCCCTTCCAGACTAATCAGTCTTTCAACATCCTGGCTCACAAAGATCACAACCGCTTTACCAGGAAGTCCAAAAGCAACCAGAGGACCACATCCAGAGCAGCACATCTCAAAGGCAACATCGGAAATCCTCCAGATCTCACAGTCGGCGGAGAGGCAACTGCAAAACCATCTGCGCCCAGGACAAGTCACCCAAAGGCCAGCCAGAAAACCACAACTCTTCTTCTGCGAAACAGATCAGCGGAGCAACTTCGACCGGTCACGAAAAGGTCTGGTACGGACAGGGGGAGCACAAATAAACTGGAAGTCCTGGCCCGAAAGCAGCCCCTACAGCGGGACCTGAAGTGTACCCGGCAGCCTAAGAAAGTGGCAACACCAAGAGCCAAATCGGCTGTGGATTTTGTCACCTACAGCGACATGTTCCAAGAGATCAACCAAGGAGACAATGGGCCCGCGATTTACGAGATGTTCGCCACCCCCGTCTACGACAACCTCCGCATGTCCACCTCACGTGCGAGAGCCAGTCCCAGGCAAGtgcagtctgccccccccaggAAGAACCTGGGCCGAAGAAACCAGAAACACTTCAAACCTCTGGAGAGCAGTCGGAAGAAAAAAACGCAGAGGTCTAGCCCTGCCAGCGGCAAGAGCAAAAAGAGGAGTGACGTTCTGCCGAGAGGAAAGCCTCGCACGCCCTTAGCTAGTGAAGACGAAGAGGAGAACATCGTCTTCATTTCCGGCCTTAACTGGCAAATCAAGACTGCCAAGTCCGAGCTGATCTTTAACGAGGCTGACACAGAGAATGAGTCTTGTGTCGAAGGGCAGGAAGAACAGAACCTGTCCGCGATTGAGGAGGTCCTCTCAAATTACCTGTCAGAAACACTTGTCAATCATGCCGCGACTGGATCTGAAAACCCTTCCACCTCACCTGAGCCACAGGAAAAGACTCATCAACAGACCCTAAATGACCATCTATCTGTGCAGGATGAGGGACCAGCTGGAAATTCTCTGCAAAATGATAGCGAGTGTGAAAAACCCAAATCGTCACGTTCGCCATCTTTCCCAAGACAGCCGAAGCGGAACACCTGGACCTCTGGGAGCAGCGACAGGACCATGTCCCCCATGTTCAGGAAGTACCTGGATGTTGCTGGTGAGGGACCTCTGACCGATGACCTTCTGCAGTGCCTGGCCAAGGAGCTGATAtcgctggaggagagagaggtgaccCTCCAACCTGAAAACAGGTTTTATTCCTCGAGCCAGAGAGGAATACAAGAGGTTTCACAGGCAGAAAAAGGACATCCATTACCTGAG gTCACAGTGTCAGGTGCTAAGCTGCCGAGTTGTTTACAGGGAGTTACATCATCTAGAGAATGCAGTGCTGCTGAGTCACCTACAGAGGGCGCTGTCCTGTGGACTAAAGGAGAAGTGCTGGGAAGAGGAGCCTATGGAACA GTGTACTGCGGGCTGACGGACCAGGGTCAGCTGATCGCCGTCAAGCAGGTGGCCCTGGACAACTCGGACCAAGCCACGGCAGCCAGGGAGTACCGGCGCCTTCAGGACGAGGTGGACCTGCTGAAGACACTGTGCCACGTCAACATCGTGGGCTTCCTGGGCACCACCCTCCAGGACAACGTGGTGAGCATCTTCATGGAGTACGTCCCGGGCGGCTCCATCGCCAGCATCATCCACCGCTTCGGCCCGCTGCCAGAGAGGGTTCTGTCCCTCTACACCCAGCAGATACTGGAGGGGGTGGCCTACCTGCATGAGAACAGGGTCATCCACAGGGACCTGAAGGGCAACAACGTCATGCTCATGCCCACCGGCGTGGTCAAGCTCATCGACTTCGGCTGCGCCCGGCGACTGAGCTGCCTGTCGCACTCCAGCAGCAACGGCGAGCTCCTCAGGTCTGTGCACGGCACCCCCTTCTGGATGGCCCCGGAAGTGATCAACGAGACGGGCCACGGCAGGAAGTCGGACATCTGGAGCGTGGGCTGCACAGTGTTCGAGATGGCCACGGGACGCCCGCCGCTAGCACACATGGACAAAATAGCCGCTCTCTTCTACATCGGTGCCAGGAGGGGTCTGATGCCCACGCTGCCAGATGAGTTCTCAGAGGATGCCAAGAATTTTGTCCAAGCGTGTCTGACAAG TGATCAGAGAGATCGGCCATCGGCACAAGAGCTACTGCTGCACCCCTTCATCCCTTCAAGGCCCAGAGCATCCTCCTCCAGCTAG
- the map3k19 gene encoding uncharacterized protein map3k19 isoform X3: MSTEFIEAVLDGDLETVGRRMEEGHFSPEEVDRPLSEGTGTALIAACQRGHTRAVHFLLEKGADITLCNHNDQTAVHLSGPVLQGELLAAACRRPSPQTQLLCAAWRGDLHSLQNLLVQKEQVDVNVQNRDGLTPLMLAVRDVDLFEGLETQMTWEYRPVEVVAELLGFQAALAVCDQRGRCALYYAAQVKSPLRDELLQLLLESLSQPVPMGLGLDPDCCDPEELSENSPDSALTSSVLIQATANTEGVVESSEGFSFSKNRKTGGDQRISLSFQTAAETLRKMRQEYQELEGRSSRGTSLPSLWDRGRRSVKLCTLDTGQDRLKTKGRYCLPAPPRPAGKGDPIPPNLTGPHPPQLTQSAPVLAEPLLDSGSLLRVRAHIQTRLVRSEPDAETHRRKRPLPALIARPVRTPKLLAPLVSGQREEAMMLGCKHPLPLKPIGLLPLTSVSKARRERLAWRVTHGPHRARGGGSEGSSSSSVSSQGSLDLEEEEEEEEETEEKEETSEGTGVSVNQPTGSKEVPPGTVACASFALDLLPTLQPFVGANHETADFSGKQGAIDDCMEDRGSIISSADRTEDCEVLFGAARSELAHGLGSELPERMGNSTDVNKTEHSIDSVSEKSQTALEQRLTGSPFPEKNADTVTETTSAYDLKSQCTADTNQLGLRVVNITVSESGAIPEEKSNPSKTHHIKDKGNHTPFQTNQSFNILAHKDHNRFTRKSKSNQRTTSRAAHLKGNIGNPPDLTVGGEATAKPSAPRTSHPKASQKTTTLLLRNRSAEQLRPVTKRSGTDRGSTNKLEVLARKQPLQRDLKCTRQPKKVATPRAKSAVDFVTYSDMFQEINQGDNGPAIYEMFATPVYDNLRMSTSRARASPRQVQSAPPRKNLGRRNQKHFKPLESSRKKKTQRSSPASGKSKKRSDVLPRGKPRTPLASEDEEENIVFISGLNWQIKTAKSELIFNEADTENESCVEGQEEQNLSAIEEVLSNYLSETLVNHAATGSENPSTSPEPQEKTHQQTLNDHLSVQDEGPAGNSLQNDSECEKPKSSRSPSFPRQPKRNTWTSGSSDRTMSPMFRKYLDVAGEGPLTDDLLQCLAKELISLEEREVTLQPENRFYSSSQRGIQEVSQAEKGHPLPEVTVSGAKLPSCLQGVTSSRECSAAESPTEGAVLWTKGEVLGRGAYGTVYCGLTDQGQLIAVKQVALDNSDQATAAREYRRLQDEVDLLKTLCHVNIVGFLGTTLQDNVVSIFMEYVPGGSIASIIHRFGPLPERVLSLYTQQILEGVAYLHENRVIHRDLKGNNVMLMPTGVVKLIDFGCARRLSCLSHSSSNGELLRSVHGTPFWMAPEVINETGHGRKSDIWSVGCTVFEMATGRPPLAHMDKIAALFYIGARRGLMPTLPDEFSEDAKNFVQACLTSDQRDRPSAQELLLHPFIPSRPRASSSS; the protein is encoded by the exons ATGAGTACGGAGTTCATCGAAGCAGTTTTGGATGGAGACCTGGAGACGGTGGGcaggaggatggaggaggggcATTTCTCCCCGGAGGAGGTGGACCGGCCGCTCAGCGAGGGGACCGGCACTGCTCTTATCGCCGCCTGCCAGAGGGGCCACACTCGG GCTGTGCACTTTCTGTTGGAGAAAGGAGCAGACATAACCCTCTGTAACCATAACGACCAGACAGCGGTGCATTTGAGTGGGCCcgtcctgcagggggagctgttGGCAGCAGCATGCAGGCGCCCATCTCCTCAGACCCAGCTGCTCTGCGCAGCCTGGCGGGGGGACCTCCACTCCCTGCAGAACCTGCTG GTTCAGAAGGAGCAGGTGGATGTGAACGTTCAGAATCGGGATGGGCTGACGCCTCTGATGTTAGCTGTGAGAGATGTGGACCTGTTTGAAGGGCTGGAGACCCAGATGACCTGGGAGTATCGACCTGTGGAGGTTGTCGCAGAGCTGCTGGGCTTCCAAGC TGCCCTAGCAGTATgtgaccagagggggcgctgtgctcTGTACTACGCTGCTCAGGTGAAGAGCCCATTGAGGGATGAACTCCTCCAGCTGCTGTTGGAATCTCTCTCACAGCCAG TACCCATGGGTCTGGGCCTAGACCCGGACTGCTGTGATCCTGAAGAGCTCTCTGAAAACTCCCCCGACTCAGCCCTCACCAGCAGCGTCCTCATACAGGCTACAGCCAACACAGAG GGGGTGGTGGAGTCATCAGAAGGCTTTTCGTTCTCGAAGAACAGAAAAACCGGAGGCG ACCAGAGGATCTCTCTGTCCTTCCAAACTGCTGCAGAGACCCTGAGGAAAATGAGGCAAGAGTACCAGGAACTGGAGGGGAGAAGCAG TCGGGGCACGTCTCTACCCAGCCTGTGGGATAGGGGCAGGAGGAGCGTCAAACTGTGCACTTTGGACACGGGACAGGACCGGTTGAAGACGAAGGGACGCTACTGCCTACCTGCGCCCCCCAGGCCTGCAGGAAAGGGTGACCCCATACCCCCCAACCTAACAGGACCGCACCCTCCCCAGTTGACCCAGTCTGCCCCTGTCCTGGCAGAACCACTGCTGGACTCCGGTTCCCTGCTTCGGGTTCGAGcccacatacaaacaa GACTTGTGCGAAGTGAGCCTGATGCAGAAACCCACAGGAGAAAG CGACCGCTGCCCGCTCTGATTGCCAGACCAGTAAGGACTCCCAAACTCCTGGCGCCCCTGGTCAGTGGGCAGAGGGAGGAAGCCATGATGCTGGGTTGCAAGCACCCTCTGCCCCTCAAACCCATTGGCTTGCTGCCCCTGACCTCTGTGTCCAAGGCCAGGAGGGAGAGACTGGCCTGGAGGGTCACCCACGGGCCTCACAGggcccggggtggggggagcgagGGGAGTAGCTCCAGCAGCGTGAGCAGTCAGGGCTCTCTGGActtggaggaggaagaagaggaggaggaggaaacagaggagaaagaggagaccAGTGAGGGCACAGGGGTCTCAGTAAACCAGCCAACGGGAAGCAAAGAGGTGCCCCCCGGCACAGTAGCCTGTGCAAGTTTTGCCTTGGACTTGCTGCCAACTCTACAGCCTTTTGTTGGAGCGAACCATGAGACTGCAGATTTCTCTGGAAAACAAGGGGCTATTGATGACTGTATGGAGGACAGAGGATCCATTATATCGAGTGCTGACAGGACAGAAGACTGTGAGGTGCTGTTTGGAGCAGCCCGGTCAGAGTTAGCACACGGTTTGGGCTCTGAGCTTCCGGAAAGGATGGGCAACAGCACAGATGTTAACAAGACTGAACACTCAATAGACAGTGTTTCAGAAAAGAGTCAAACTGCTCTAGAACAGAGGCTCACAGGCTCTCCGTTTCCAGAGAAAAACGCAGACACTGTGACAGAAACAACCAGCGCTTATGATCTGAAATCCCAATGCACCGCAGACACTAATCAACTTGGTTTACGTGTGGTGAACATCACAGTGTCTGAGTCTGGTGCAATTCCAGAGGAAAAGAGCAATCCTAGCAAGACCCATCACATCAAAGACAAAGGAAATCACACTCCCTTCCAGACTAATCAGTCTTTCAACATCCTGGCTCACAAAGATCACAACCGCTTTACCAGGAAGTCCAAAAGCAACCAGAGGACCACATCCAGAGCAGCACATCTCAAAGGCAACATCGGAAATCCTCCAGATCTCACAGTCGGCGGAGAGGCAACTGCAAAACCATCTGCGCCCAGGACAAGTCACCCAAAGGCCAGCCAGAAAACCACAACTCTTCTTCTGCGAAACAGATCAGCGGAGCAACTTCGACCGGTCACGAAAAGGTCTGGTACGGACAGGGGGAGCACAAATAAACTGGAAGTCCTGGCCCGAAAGCAGCCCCTACAGCGGGACCTGAAGTGTACCCGGCAGCCTAAGAAAGTGGCAACACCAAGAGCCAAATCGGCTGTGGATTTTGTCACCTACAGCGACATGTTCCAAGAGATCAACCAAGGAGACAATGGGCCCGCGATTTACGAGATGTTCGCCACCCCCGTCTACGACAACCTCCGCATGTCCACCTCACGTGCGAGAGCCAGTCCCAGGCAAGtgcagtctgccccccccaggAAGAACCTGGGCCGAAGAAACCAGAAACACTTCAAACCTCTGGAGAGCAGTCGGAAGAAAAAAACGCAGAGGTCTAGCCCTGCCAGCGGCAAGAGCAAAAAGAGGAGTGACGTTCTGCCGAGAGGAAAGCCTCGCACGCCCTTAGCTAGTGAAGACGAAGAGGAGAACATCGTCTTCATTTCCGGCCTTAACTGGCAAATCAAGACTGCCAAGTCCGAGCTGATCTTTAACGAGGCTGACACAGAGAATGAGTCTTGTGTCGAAGGGCAGGAAGAACAGAACCTGTCCGCGATTGAGGAGGTCCTCTCAAATTACCTGTCAGAAACACTTGTCAATCATGCCGCGACTGGATCTGAAAACCCTTCCACCTCACCTGAGCCACAGGAAAAGACTCATCAACAGACCCTAAATGACCATCTATCTGTGCAGGATGAGGGACCAGCTGGAAATTCTCTGCAAAATGATAGCGAGTGTGAAAAACCCAAATCGTCACGTTCGCCATCTTTCCCAAGACAGCCGAAGCGGAACACCTGGACCTCTGGGAGCAGCGACAGGACCATGTCCCCCATGTTCAGGAAGTACCTGGATGTTGCTGGTGAGGGACCTCTGACCGATGACCTTCTGCAGTGCCTGGCCAAGGAGCTGATAtcgctggaggagagagaggtgaccCTCCAACCTGAAAACAGGTTTTATTCCTCGAGCCAGAGAGGAATACAAGAGGTTTCACAGGCAGAAAAAGGACATCCATTACCTGAG gTCACAGTGTCAGGTGCTAAGCTGCCGAGTTGTTTACAGGGAGTTACATCATCTAGAGAATGCAGTGCTGCTGAGTCACCTACAGAGGGCGCTGTCCTGTGGACTAAAGGAGAAGTGCTGGGAAGAGGAGCCTATGGAACA GTGTACTGCGGGCTGACGGACCAGGGTCAGCTGATCGCCGTCAAGCAGGTGGCCCTGGACAACTCGGACCAAGCCACGGCAGCCAGGGAGTACCGGCGCCTTCAGGACGAGGTGGACCTGCTGAAGACACTGTGCCACGTCAACATCGTGGGCTTCCTGGGCACCACCCTCCAGGACAACGTGGTGAGCATCTTCATGGAGTACGTCCCGGGCGGCTCCATCGCCAGCATCATCCACCGCTTCGGCCCGCTGCCAGAGAGGGTTCTGTCCCTCTACACCCAGCAGATACTGGAGGGGGTGGCCTACCTGCATGAGAACAGGGTCATCCACAGGGACCTGAAGGGCAACAACGTCATGCTCATGCCCACCGGCGTGGTCAAGCTCATCGACTTCGGCTGCGCCCGGCGACTGAGCTGCCTGTCGCACTCCAGCAGCAACGGCGAGCTCCTCAGGTCTGTGCACGGCACCCCCTTCTGGATGGCCCCGGAAGTGATCAACGAGACGGGCCACGGCAGGAAGTCGGACATCTGGAGCGTGGGCTGCACAGTGTTCGAGATGGCCACGGGACGCCCGCCGCTAGCACACATGGACAAAATAGCCGCTCTCTTCTACATCGGTGCCAGGAGGGGTCTGATGCCCACGCTGCCAGATGAGTTCTCAGAGGATGCCAAGAATTTTGTCCAAGCGTGTCTGACAAG TGATCAGAGAGATCGGCCATCGGCACAAGAGCTACTGCTGCACCCCTTCATCCCTTCAAGGCCCAGAGCATCCTCCTCCAGCTAG